Proteins encoded together in one Vigna angularis cultivar LongXiaoDou No.4 chromosome 5, ASM1680809v1, whole genome shotgun sequence window:
- the LOC108340710 gene encoding protein yippee-like At5g53940 isoform X4, with amino-acid sequence MGRIFTVELEGRSYGCKSCKTHLALADDLISRAFYCQRGKAYLFNNVVNFTIGVLEERMMLSGLHTVADIFCCCCGQIVGWKYESAHERSQKYKEGKFVLERGRIVDEIDFTAEFHIESCVSMSDAEDA; translated from the exons ATGGGAAGAATCTTCACGGTGGAGCTGGAGGGCAGGTCCTACGGTTGCAAGTCCTGCAAAACCCACCTAGCACTTGCTGATGATCTCATCTCTCGG GCATTTTATTGCCAGCGGGGAAAAGCATATCTTTTCAATAACGT TGTGAACTTCACGATTGGAGTGCTGGAGGAAAGGATGATGCTTTCTGGACTGCATACTGTGGCAGATATCTTTTGTTGTTGCTGTGGTCAAATTGTTGGCTGGAAATAT GAGTCTGCACATGAGAGAAGCCAAAAGTATAAAGAGGGGAAGTTTGTTCTTGAAAG AGGAAGGATtgttgatgaaattgatttcaCCGCTGAATTCCATATTGAGAGCTGCGTCAGCATGAGTGATGCTGAAGATGCTTAA
- the LOC108340710 gene encoding protein yippee-like At5g53940 isoform X2: MGRIFTVELEGRSYGCKSCKTHLALADDLISRFLPLLKTRTLANLAFYCQRGKAYLFNNVVNFTIGVLEERMMLSGLHTVADIFCCCCGQIVGWKYESAHERSQKYKEGKFVLERGRIVDEIDFTAEFHIESCVSMSDAEDA; encoded by the exons ATGGGAAGAATCTTCACGGTGGAGCTGGAGGGCAGGTCCTACGGTTGCAAGTCCTGCAAAACCCACCTAGCACTTGCTGATGATCTCATCTCTCGG TTTCTACCACTATTGAAAACAAGAACTCTGGCTAATTTG GCATTTTATTGCCAGCGGGGAAAAGCATATCTTTTCAATAACGT TGTGAACTTCACGATTGGAGTGCTGGAGGAAAGGATGATGCTTTCTGGACTGCATACTGTGGCAGATATCTTTTGTTGTTGCTGTGGTCAAATTGTTGGCTGGAAATAT GAGTCTGCACATGAGAGAAGCCAAAAGTATAAAGAGGGGAAGTTTGTTCTTGAAAG AGGAAGGATtgttgatgaaattgatttcaCCGCTGAATTCCATATTGAGAGCTGCGTCAGCATGAGTGATGCTGAAGATGCTTAA
- the LOC108340710 gene encoding protein yippee-like At5g53940 isoform X1, with product MGRIFTVELEGRSYGCKSCKTHLALADDLISRFLPLLKTRTLANLAFYCQRGKAYLFNNVVNFTIGVLEERMMLSGLHTVADIFCCCCGQIVGWKYESAHERSQKYKEGKFVLESRGRIVDEIDFTAEFHIESCVSMSDAEDA from the exons ATGGGAAGAATCTTCACGGTGGAGCTGGAGGGCAGGTCCTACGGTTGCAAGTCCTGCAAAACCCACCTAGCACTTGCTGATGATCTCATCTCTCGG TTTCTACCACTATTGAAAACAAGAACTCTGGCTAATTTG GCATTTTATTGCCAGCGGGGAAAAGCATATCTTTTCAATAACGT TGTGAACTTCACGATTGGAGTGCTGGAGGAAAGGATGATGCTTTCTGGACTGCATACTGTGGCAGATATCTTTTGTTGTTGCTGTGGTCAAATTGTTGGCTGGAAATAT GAGTCTGCACATGAGAGAAGCCAAAAGTATAAAGAGGGGAAGTTTGTTCTTGAAAG CAGAGGAAGGATtgttgatgaaattgatttcaCCGCTGAATTCCATATTGAGAGCTGCGTCAGCATGAGTGATGCTGAAGATGCTTAA
- the LOC108340710 gene encoding protein yippee-like At5g53940 isoform X3, translating to MGRIFTVELEGRSYGCKSCKTHLALADDLISRAFYCQRGKAYLFNNVVNFTIGVLEERMMLSGLHTVADIFCCCCGQIVGWKYESAHERSQKYKEGKFVLESRGRIVDEIDFTAEFHIESCVSMSDAEDA from the exons ATGGGAAGAATCTTCACGGTGGAGCTGGAGGGCAGGTCCTACGGTTGCAAGTCCTGCAAAACCCACCTAGCACTTGCTGATGATCTCATCTCTCGG GCATTTTATTGCCAGCGGGGAAAAGCATATCTTTTCAATAACGT TGTGAACTTCACGATTGGAGTGCTGGAGGAAAGGATGATGCTTTCTGGACTGCATACTGTGGCAGATATCTTTTGTTGTTGCTGTGGTCAAATTGTTGGCTGGAAATAT GAGTCTGCACATGAGAGAAGCCAAAAGTATAAAGAGGGGAAGTTTGTTCTTGAAAG CAGAGGAAGGATtgttgatgaaattgatttcaCCGCTGAATTCCATATTGAGAGCTGCGTCAGCATGAGTGATGCTGAAGATGCTTAA